One genomic region from Tachysurus fulvidraco isolate hzauxx_2018 chromosome 14, HZAU_PFXX_2.0, whole genome shotgun sequence encodes:
- the setd1bb gene encoding histone-lysine N-methyltransferase SETD1B-A isoform X2: MMSDSFEKEGQGDNECVDSGAERTPNWCSYKLLVDPVLDSGKEKLYRYDGLHFSSPNPGIHPPEVRDPRIARFWTKFKETNLPVPKFKVDENYVGAPKEVTFSRLNDNIKASFLTDMCRKFGEIQEVEVLFNPRNKKHLGIAKVVFETVRGANEAVQKLHTTSVMGNHIHVELDPRGEKRTRYFQLLVSGLYTPFTLPLGEEAWGPQSPTYSSDSHNEYDPVKRLSHGFLSSSSTLLGSTPFDCSTPMSMDTAYSSMHQDTPCSFWQDTPHGSPTSHSNPGTPPHCESLANETTDTHTDTHASKQSTPFITSESQHTYHNPHLVQLTPHTPNTREGSLINVTQISWTSKGHMVSGGQSNKTVGRASRGGHKDRVWGTKYQNAYNRRPEHHYVHRPVLNRYRYRSGCTKNLVPLVTFQGSSAAETQPDKSLIHSSSSTNIPTGQKSMEAPTGSIDKEPIQPVPERGNLCQIQTLCSQPLRKSFDVLQKTPGNIFNSPLNVPDVQEHDKAAIQTPERCISPEPEQSPSSGSFPPEQVPSSLDSRIKMLLGTQSSDAEENENSEDRVSLNIPQLSSKSRPPSPQSPDSSPTRNFHAASSHSSSTQHTSSMSGFEDVSPFPLPDSAEEVEETRPSNEDLSNIPVISNVCPTTRPAQEPSHQTAMTMLPLRQEPSEQPIGPGTCSSPAAPVFPLLPPPVLLPPPAFPTLPPPVLPPVLVRIPPPLPPPSNLSVSLSPFCLTPKIPVGQMNRPSRWTNPPAPPPSAPLPIPTRITQGKSHTVFPPPFSILPPPTPFTVVDGVRHAPCPTFNTAVIPGYRAPWPPPHLPVFDPSVPPPGYVPVTKSLHKATVDGVMAAVAAELRLIVKKDIHRRMVEGVAFAAFDQWWDEKEHAAKTTMAPVKSGENKEKEPVKNRVLEPWQTAEGTDGVIIGTGLGLGLRSALKLPSFKVKRKDPSGEDSVEAKKSRPSSPPGHTHSEETGQFSGLSLQKAGQETHTHDEEADEPQKEPGVSEIKRRHARPLELESDEEEEQEEEEEMKNSGNEEKLGSEQEENKKKNISDTNQDDDEGEGEGDRKQGSCSAVKGEGREEKLSAVREDETHSDKEVISIASSESSSIADYESTHSSRSDSSSSDESRYSSDCEESEENIEDDGESPCSEAPQEERAAEEIWISSDDDVEEYVSHTPSRSSPNSWEDELAPPLTPSAPLSNDGDPDDALLDIDPQEELRVEVFLHSYGCQDPVTQHLSNKLELYDPALVSPAHEPLELQSPPLTTYREFSSDEGSDTDTNVLLEDSVNLRPPTPTGSLSSEPELELRYGLSLSAPDDVELPCTPGGSCETETGTLVLSPAPTPPLPPPPSPTGFYLISSPTLYLSPLPPALSSSYPAYEETPKTPGRTNREEQSYHTAAITREAVLRMATHSPFSPSFLSVSPYTGSGVPRTPGRETNPSSPLSEDIDVHFHQREHRTYRSQSYYSQQIHIHSTSSSPHSSSDSSSSDTQDLSFSTHQLTRFDDLGKRRERMQRKRRMILSQRNRRNKDDFQHMPVLVSSAKSSPCDAAPCLSKELADQAKKPLQGLENRLENRLQQEPQESQRSLKPLYPWRKRKSWPHTSLFAPRSRRRERLLIDAVWTKGVNMEEISHLKATYEKMLLQNNTFDWLKSTHWVPHPPSSVPLEWPPKLPCGSRYHTTASARTEGFYVISKRDKLRYLRHTHTASGEPTADTQNVSAQLPSSSRSGSDFRAEQRRLLSSFSCDSDLLKFNQLKFRKKRLRFCRSRIHDWGLFAEEPIAADEMVIEYVGQSIRQVIADMRERRYEQEGIGSSYLFQVDQDTIIDATKCGNLARFINHSCNPNCYAKVITVEAKKKIVIYSRQPISVNEEITYDYKFPIEDEKIPCLCGAENCRGTLN; encoded by the exons ATGATGAGCGACAGCTTCGAGAAGGAGGGACAGGGAGATAACG AATGTGTTGATTCTGGAGCGGAAAGAACGCCCAACTGGTGCAGCTACAAACTGCTTGTTGATCCGGTGTTGGACAGTGGAAAGGAAAAGCTCTATCGCTATGATGGACTGCATTTCAGCTCGCCT AATCCTGGAATTCATCCACCAGAAGTCAGAGACCCCAGAATTGCTCGTTTTTGGACCAAATTTAAAGAGACGAATCTGCCGGTCCCCAAGTTCAAG GTTGATGAGAATTATGTCGGCGCACCGAAGGAGGTGACGTTCAGCAGGCTGAACGACAACATCAAGGCCTCCTTCTTAACGGACATGTGCCGAAAGTTTGGAGAGATCCAAGAGGTGGAGGTTTTGTTCAATCCCAGGAATAAGAAACATTTAGGAATAGCCAAAGTCGTTTTTGAAACCGTCCGAGGAGCCAATGAGGCGGTGCAAAAACTACACACTACTTCAGTTATGGGAAACCACATTCATGTGGAGTTGGACCCAAGAG GAGAGAAGCGGACACGATATTTCCAGCTGCTTGTCAGTGGGTTGTATACTCCCTTTACTCTTCCTTTAGGGGAAGAGGCCTGGGGACCACAGTCACCAACCTACAGCTCTGACTCTCACAAC GAGTATGACCCTGTGAAGCGACTGTCTCATGGATTTCTGTCTTCATCTTCTACGCTCCTCGGCTCCACCCCATTTGATTGCTCCACCCCTATGTCCATGGACACTGCCTATTCGAGCATGCATCAGGACACTCCGTGTAGTTTCTGGCAGGACACTCCACATGGCTCGCCGACATCTCACAGTAACCCGGGAACCCCGCCGCACTGCGAGAGCCTTGCGAACGAAACAACAGATACGCACACTGATACACACGCTTCAAAACAGTCAACTCCATTCATCACCTCTGAATCCCAACACACCTATCACAACCCTCACTTAGTCCAGCTAACACCACATACGCCAAATACAAGGGAGGGGTCTTTAATAAACGTTACTCAAATTTCTTGGACCTCTAAAGGGCACATGGTATCAGGAGGCCAGTCCAACAAAACAGTTGGCAGGGCTTCTCGAGGCGGGCACAAGGATCGTGTATGGGGCACTAAATACCAAAATGCATATAACCGTAGACCGGAGCATCACTATGTGCACAGACCTGTACTCAACAGATATCGCTATCGTTCGGGATGCACGAAAAATCTAGTGCCGTTAGTTACATTTCAAGGATCTTCAGCTGCTGAGACACAGCCAGATAAGTCTCTTATTCACAGTAGTAGTAGCACGAATATACCTACAGGACAAAAATCCATGGAAGCGCCTACAGGTAGTATTGACAAGGAACCAATTCAGCCAGTACCCGAGAGGGGAAACTTGTGTCAAATACAAACATTGTGCTCACAGCCATTGAGAAAATCTTTCGATGTTCTTCAAAAAACTCCTGGTAACATCTTTAACTCTCCTCTCAATGTTCCTGATGTACAAGAGCATGACAAGGCTGCAATACAAACCCCAGAACGGTGTATCTCCCCTGAGCCAGAGCAAAGTCCCTCATCAGGGTCGTTTCCTCCGGAACAAGTGCCAAGCAGCCTGGACTCTCGTATAAAAATGCTCCTGGGCACTCAGAGTTCAGATGCAGAAGAGAATGAAAACTCAGAAGATCGGGTTTCCCTAAACATTCCTCAACTGTCCTCCAAATCTCGTCCTCCTTCTCCACAATCCCCTGATTCCTCACCTACCCGGAATTTCCATGCAGCTTCCAGTCACTCTAGTTCCACGCAACACACTTCATCTATGTCGGGTTTTGAGGACGTGAGTCCATTTCCACTCCCGGACTCAGCAGAGGAAGTAGAGGAAACTCGACCAAGCAACGAGGATCTGTCAAACATACCCGTCATTTCGAATGTCTGTCCAACAACACGGCCGGCTCAGGAACCTTCTCACCAAACAGCTATG actATGCTGCCTCTAAGACAAGAACCTTCTGAGCAGCCTATTGGACCCGGGACCTGCTCTTCCCCTGCTGCTCCTGTATTCCCGTTACTTCCTCCACCTGTTCTCCTACCTCCACCAGCCTTTCCTACTCTACCACCACCAGTTCTGCCTCCTGTACTGGTTCGAatccctcctcctcttcctcctccatcaAACCTCTCTGTATCTCTATCACCGTTCTGCTTAACACCAAAGATCCCTGTAGGACAAATGAACAGGCCCTCCAGGTGGACTAACCCTCCAGCACCTCCTCCTTCTGCACCTCTTCCTATCCCGACTAGAATAACCCAGGGGAAATCCCACACTGTTTTCCCACCTCCTTTTTCCATTCTTCCTCCCCCGACACCCTTTACAGTTGTGGATGGGGTCAGACATGCACCATGTCCAACTTTTAATACGGCTGTCATCCCTGGCTACAGGGCGCCATGGCCTCCCCCACACCTACCTGTGTTTGACCCTTCAGTGCCGCCTCCGGGTTACGTGCCTGTGACCAAGTCACTCCACAAGGCTACGGTCGATGGAGTAATGGCTGCTGTAGCTGCAGAACTCAGGCTCATAGTGAAGAAAGACATTCATCGTAGGATGGTTGAAGGCGTTGCCTTTGCAGCATTTGACCAATGGTGGGATGAGAAGGAACACGCCGCTAAG ACAACGATGGCTCCAGTGAAATCtggagaaaataaagagaaagaaccTGTGAAGAACAGAGTTTTGGAGCCATGGCAGACTGCAGAGGGGACAGACGGCGTAATAATAGGCACAGGACTGGGGTTGGGTCTGCGCTCTGCCCTCAAACTGCCTTCGTTTAAG GTGAAGCGGAAGGATCCGTCCGGCGAGGACTCCGTAGAGGCTAAAAAGTCACGTCCGTCCTCTCCGcctggtcacacacactcagaggaaacGGGTCAGTTCAGTGGTCTCAGTCTGCAAAAAGCAGGACAGGAGACACACACCCACGATGAGGAAGCAGACGAGCCCCAGAAGGAACCGGGAGTGTCTGAGATAAAGCGGCGCCATGCCAGACCTCTGGAGCTGGAAAGCGATGAGGAGGAAgaacaggaagaagaggaggagatgaAGAACTCTGGGAATGAGGAGAAGTTGGGTTCTGAGCAAGaggagaacaagaaaaaaaatatttcagataCCAATCAG gatgatgatgagggagaaggagaaggtGACAGAAAGCAGGGGAGTTGTTCAGCTGTAAAGGgagaaggaagagaagagaagcttTCAGCTGTGAGAGAGGATGAAACTCACTCAGACAAAG AGGTAATTAGCATAGCGTCTTCAGAATCCTCCTCCATCGCAGATTATGAATCCACACACTCCTCGAGATCCGATTCCAGCTCGTCTGACGAGAGTCGTTACTCTTCCGACTGCGAGGAGTCTGAGGAAAACATCGAGGATGATGGAGAAAGTCCGTGTTCTGAAGCGCCACAGGAGGAGAGAGCAGCGGAGGAGATTTGGATCTCAtcagacgatgatgttgaagaatACGTATCTCACACCCCCTCTCGATCTTCCCCAAACTCCTGGGAGGACGAGCTCGCCCCGCCTCTGACTCCATCCGCTCCGCTGTCTAACGATGGTGACCCAGATGACGCGCTACTAG ACATCGATCCACAGGAAGAGCTGCGAGTGGAAGTGTTTCTTCACAGCTACGGCTGCCAGGATCCAGTCACACAGCACTTGTCAAACAAACTCGAGCTGTATGACCCGGCTCTGGTTTCTCCAGCCCACGAGCCTCTGGAACTGCAGAGTCCACCATTGACAACTTATAGAGAGTTTTCCTCTG ATGAGGGGTCGGACACGGATACGAATGTATTACTGGAGGATTCTGTGAACCTCAGACCCCCCACACCAACAGGCTCTCTGTCAAGTGAGCCCGAGCTCGAGCTAAGGTACGGGCTATCGCTCTCTGCTCCCGATGACGTAGAACTGCCCTGTACTCCCGGAGGCAGTTGTGAAACAGAGACAGGAACTCTCGTTTTATCCCCTGCTCCTACTCCGCCTCTCcctcctccaccttctcctACTGGCTTCTATCTAATCTCCTCTCCTACACTGTATTtgtctcctcttcctcctgctctctCATCCTCCTATCCTGCCTATGAGGAAACTCCTAAAACACCAGGCAGAACTAACAGAGAGGAACAGTCATATCATACAGCAGCGATTACGCGAGAAGCAGTGCTTAGGATGGCGACGCACAGCCCGTTCTCTCCTTCCTTTCTCTCAGTATCACCGTACACAGGAAGCGGGGTCCCCAGAACTCCGGGACGGGAAACTAATCCGTCCTCGCCTCTTTCCGAGGACATCGACGTCCATTTTCATCAGCGGGAGCACCGGACATATCGGAGTCAAAGCTACTACTCACAACAAATCCACATCCACAGCACCAGCTCCTCTCCTCACTCCTCAAGTGATTCCTCAAGTTCAGACACACAAGATTTGAGCTTTTCTACACATCAGCTGACTCGTTTTGATGATCTCGGGAAGAGAAGAGAGCGGATGCAGCGCAAAAGGAGAATGATCCTGtcacagagaaacagacgaaACAAGGACGATTTTCAACACATGCCTGTGCTAGTTTCGTCTGCTAAATCATCACCATGTGATGCGGCTCCATGTCTGAGCAAGGAACTAGCAGATCAGGCCAAAAAGCCACTGCAGGGACTCGAGAACCGATTAGAAAACAGGCTTCAACAGGAGCCACAGGAGAGCCAGAGATCCCTAAAACCGCTGTACCcgtggagaaagagaaagtcaTGGCCTCACACTTCTTTGTTTGCCCCTCGGTCCAGACGGAGAGAAAGGCTGCTTATCGATGCCGTCTGGACTAAAGGAGTGAACATGGAGGAGATCAGCCACCTGAAGGCCACATACGAGAAGATGCTCCTGCAAAACAACACCTTCGACTGGCTCAAAAGCACACACTGGGTTCCTCATCCTC CAAGCAGCGTTCCTCTGGAATGGCCACCAAAACTGCCATGCGGGTCTCGTTATCACACGACTGCATCCGCACGCACAGAGGGATTTTACGTCATCAGCAAGAGGGACAAACTGCGCtacctcagacacacacacaccgcctcAGGAGAGCCGACTGCAGACACTCAG AATGTGTCAGCTCAACTTCCCTCGTCATCCCGTTCCGGTTCGGATTTCCGAGCAGAACAGCGGCGCCTGCTCTCCTCCTTCAGCTGCGACAGCGACCTGCTCAAGTTCAACCAACTGAAG TTCCGTAAGAAGAGGCTGCGCTTCTGCAGAAGTCGCATCCATGACTGGGGATTGTTTGCAGAGGAGCCGATAGCTGCGGATGAGATGGTGATCGAATACGTCGGACAGAGCATACGGCAG GTGATAGCCGACATGCGAGAGAGGCGCTATGAGCAGGAAGGCATCGGCAGCAGCTACCTGTTCCAAGTCGACCAGGACACCATCATCGACGCGACCAAGTGCGGCAACCTGGCCAGGTTCATCAACCACAGCTGTAAC CCAAACTGCTACGCTAAAGTCATCACTGTAGAAGCCAAAAAGAAAATAGTCATCTATTCTCGCCAGCCGATCAGCGTCAACGAAGAGATCACGTACGATTATAAATTCCCCATCGAGGACGAGAAGATCCCCTGCCTGTGCGGAGCCGAAAACTGCAGAGGAACCCTGAACTAG